The following coding sequences are from one Methanohalophilus halophilus window:
- a CDS encoding aldehyde dehydrogenase family protein has product MSSMESINPSTGELVESFSIHKSEDVRDILENSYQAFLDWKFLNVDVRCDYLRQVGKVLRQRKQECAELITREMGKPIKQSLGEIEKCALTFDYYADRTPSLMEPRVEDTDATYSSVFFEPMGPVLCIKPWNFPFWQVLSAASHILAGGNTILLKHSSSVPACALKIEEIMQQAGLPGGVFQTLLIDGKTASSLISSDEIAAVSFTGGTEAGRRVAVEAASSLKKYVLELGGSDPFVVLEGADVQRAAKAAVAARFINTGQTCIAAKRFIVEEPLMEEFKRHFIDQTRSMKVGDPLEEDTDIGPLVRAEEMHRLGSQVADSIEKGAKVELDGGWVEGAGFFYSPVVLSGITDNMDVMRQETFGPVAPLVSVKDEAEAIKVANATPYGLGASIWGGDSEHLLQIGKRIQAGVVGINGFFKPEACMPFGGMKQSGVGRELSDFGFYEFMHVRSLKSF; this is encoded by the coding sequence ATGTCATCCATGGAATCAATCAATCCATCAACCGGGGAGCTGGTGGAATCTTTTTCGATACATAAGTCGGAAGATGTCAGGGACATCCTTGAAAACTCATATCAGGCATTTCTGGATTGGAAATTCCTTAATGTCGATGTGCGGTGTGATTATCTGCGGCAAGTTGGGAAAGTGTTGCGCCAGCGCAAGCAGGAGTGTGCAGAACTGATCACCCGGGAGATGGGAAAACCCATCAAACAGTCGTTGGGTGAGATCGAAAAATGTGCCCTGACATTTGATTACTATGCTGACAGGACACCTTCCCTTATGGAGCCACGTGTGGAAGATACCGATGCGACCTATTCCAGTGTATTCTTTGAACCGATGGGTCCGGTTCTGTGCATAAAACCCTGGAATTTTCCCTTCTGGCAGGTGCTCAGTGCGGCTTCCCATATCCTGGCTGGTGGCAATACCATCCTGCTCAAACATTCATCCAGTGTACCGGCATGTGCCCTGAAAATCGAAGAAATAATGCAGCAGGCCGGATTGCCGGGAGGTGTATTTCAAACTCTTCTGATTGATGGCAAGACAGCTTCTTCCCTAATCTCATCTGACGAAATTGCCGCTGTGTCCTTTACGGGAGGAACTGAAGCCGGGCGCCGGGTGGCTGTGGAGGCAGCTTCATCCCTGAAGAAATACGTGCTCGAACTTGGAGGAAGTGATCCTTTCGTTGTCCTTGAAGGAGCTGACGTACAAAGAGCTGCAAAGGCGGCTGTTGCTGCGAGATTTATCAATACCGGTCAAACCTGTATTGCTGCCAAGCGTTTTATCGTGGAAGAGCCATTAATGGAGGAATTTAAAAGACACTTCATTGATCAAACACGTAGTATGAAAGTTGGTGATCCGCTGGAAGAGGACACAGACATTGGTCCTCTTGTACGGGCAGAAGAAATGCACAGATTGGGTTCCCAGGTGGCAGATTCCATTGAAAAAGGTGCAAAGGTTGAACTTGACGGCGGGTGGGTTGAAGGTGCAGGATTTTTCTATTCTCCGGTTGTGCTTTCCGGAATAACTGATAATATGGATGTAATGCGTCAGGAAACGTTCGGCCCCGTTGCTCCCTTGGTCTCCGTGAAAGATGAAGCTGAAGCAATAAAGGTTGCAAACGCCACTCCCTATGGACTGGGTGCGAGTATCTGGGGTGGTGATTCAGAGCATCTGCTTCAAATCGGAAAAAGGATTCAGGCAGGAGTTGTAGGGATTAACGGTTTCTTCAAACCGGAAGCATGCATGCCCTTTGGAGGTATGAAGCAAAGCGGGGTAGGCAGGGAGCTGTCTGACTTTGGCTTCTATGAATTCATGCACGTCCGGTCCCTGAAATCCTTTTAA
- a CDS encoding DUF427 domain-containing protein, with protein MPVAKYKGVVLADSNATERVEGNHYFPPESANMEYFRDSDTVTVCPWKGRASYYDIVLENSTLKDGAWYYPQPKPAASNIKGYLAFDTRGGVEITD; from the coding sequence ATGCCAGTTGCAAAATATAAAGGAGTCGTACTTGCAGATAGTAATGCTACCGAAAGAGTGGAAGGAAATCATTATTTCCCACCAGAATCGGCCAATATGGAATATTTCAGAGACAGCGATACAGTAACTGTCTGCCCCTGGAAAGGCAGAGCCAGTTATTATGATATCGTTCTTGAAAATAGCACACTGAAGGATGGTGCGTGGTATTATCCGCAACCAAAACCTGCAGCATCAAACATTAAAGGGTACCTGGCATTTGATACACGGGGTGGAGTGGAAATTACCGACTGA
- a CDS encoding ribose 1,5-bisphosphate isomerase yields MQQLLDTAEKIRTMEIRGAGRIAAAAARALRDYVEMLETSSFEEFVAKVEKAKSILIETRPTAVSLPNAVMLAGSYDAETVEEARSQILDNATEFIRNADTALDNIGEIGAKRLRDGDTVMTHCNSHAALAIIKTAHKQGKRIKVYATESRPRRQGFITIKELSDAGIDTTLIVDSAVRYTMKNVDTVIVGADSITVNGALVNKIGTSQLALAAHEARVNFISAAETYKFSPSTLFGDLVEIEERDPEEVIPSDKLGDIPGVKISNPAFDVTPSEYIDLIVTEAGAFPPQMAYVIIKEHLGWELKKMG; encoded by the coding sequence ATGCAGCAGTTACTCGACACGGCTGAAAAGATAAGGACAATGGAGATTCGCGGGGCAGGCAGGATTGCCGCTGCAGCTGCCCGGGCATTGCGGGATTATGTGGAAATGCTGGAAACCTCGTCCTTTGAAGAATTTGTAGCAAAAGTAGAAAAAGCCAAATCCATTCTTATTGAAACCCGACCCACAGCTGTCTCCCTGCCCAATGCGGTAATGCTGGCGGGCAGTTATGATGCAGAAACTGTGGAAGAAGCGCGTAGCCAGATCCTGGATAACGCCACAGAATTTATCCGAAATGCCGACACAGCCCTTGATAACATAGGGGAGATCGGTGCAAAACGCCTCCGTGACGGGGATACCGTCATGACCCACTGTAATTCCCACGCAGCTCTTGCAATTATAAAAACCGCACACAAGCAGGGCAAGAGAATAAAAGTTTATGCAACCGAGTCCCGCCCTCGCAGACAGGGGTTCATCACAATAAAAGAACTCAGTGACGCCGGAATTGACACAACCCTGATTGTAGACTCCGCAGTGCGATATACAATGAAAAATGTGGACACTGTCATAGTGGGTGCAGATTCAATAACCGTAAATGGTGCTCTTGTCAACAAGATCGGGACATCCCAGCTGGCCCTGGCAGCCCACGAAGCCCGTGTCAATTTCATATCCGCAGCCGAGACCTACAAATTCAGCCCTTCTACCCTTTTTGGCGACCTGGTGGAAATCGAAGAACGTGACCCTGAAGAAGTTATTCCCAGCGATAAACTTGGTGATATACCAGGTGTAAAAATAAGCAACCCTGCATTTGATGTCACACCATCAGAATACATTGACCTGATCGTGACCGAAGCGGGAGCATTCCCCCCACAGATGGCTTATGTGATAATAAAAGAACATCTGGGCTGGGAACTTAAAAAAATGGGATAA
- a CDS encoding class I SAM-dependent methyltransferase family protein, translating into MSKTSLKDLVEKELPAELIEYVPNRFDVVGDIAIVSIPPALRNYSEMIATKIVSMRSSIQTVLNKVSRVKGDHRVSDFEILLGDSTVTTHGEFKHRYRLDL; encoded by the coding sequence ATGAGTAAAACCAGTCTCAAAGACCTCGTGGAAAAGGAACTGCCTGCAGAATTGATTGAATATGTCCCTAACCGATTCGATGTTGTCGGTGACATTGCAATTGTCAGTATTCCTCCTGCTCTGCGGAATTATTCTGAAATGATTGCAACAAAAATTGTATCCATGAGGAGTAGTATCCAGACTGTTCTTAATAAAGTAAGTCGGGTCAAAGGCGATCATCGTGTTTCAGATTTTGAGATTTTGCTGGGTGACAGTACTGTAACTACACACGGGGAATTCAAACACCGCTATCGTTTGGATCTTTAG